In one Pseudomonas sp. SCA2728.1_7 genomic region, the following are encoded:
- a CDS encoding transglutaminase family protein: MSIHVALHHVTHYRYDRAVELGPQIVRLRPAAHSRTRILSYALKVSPEQHFINWQQDPQGNYLARLVFPEKTKELRIEVDLLAEMAVFNPFDFFLEPYAEKIPFSYAADERKELAPYLETLPLTPKFKAYLDGIDRTPLPAVDFLVALNQRLSEDIGYLIRMEPGVQTPEHTLEHASGSCRDSAWLLVQLLRNLGLAARFVSGYLIQLTADVKSLDGPSGTEVDFTDLHAWCEVYLPGAGWIGLDATSGLFAGEGHIPLACSPDPSSAAPISGLVEPCECEFSHEMSVERIWEAPRVTKPYTDEQWLAIQALGRQIDADLLADDVRLTMGGEPTFVSIDDPDGAEWNTAALGADKRRLSAELFQRMRKHYAPKGLVHFGQGKWYPGEQLPRWSLNCYWRRDGVPIWHNDALIADEQQDYGATGELAGRFLASVAERLKLPTRFVFPAYEDNFYYLWREGTLPSNVSAEDSRLEEPLERARLRKVFSQGLNKVIGQVLPLARTAKGDQWQSGRWYLRDEHCRLVPGDSPLGYRLPLGSQPWVKAAEYPFIHPQDPNQDFPELPQTALLNSPGEPAAADERVPKTDESADWLTRTAFCAEAREGRLYLFMPPLERVEDYLELVAAIEATAEELHCPVLLEGYEPPSDPRLSNFRITPDPGVIEVNVQPSATWDELVERTEFLYEQARQTRLTTEKFMIDGRHTGTGGGNHFVLGGATPADSPFLRRPDLLRSLISYWHNHPSLSYLFSGLFIGPTSQAPRVDEARNDALYELEIAFAQMPEPGEECAPWLVDRLLRNLLIDVTGNTHRAEFCIDKLYSPDGATGRLGLLELRAFEMPPHARMSLAQQLLLRALVARFWREPYAPPKLARWGTELHDRFLLPHFIEQDFADVIVELNSAGYPLRAEWFAAHQEFRFPKVGDYAVNGIELELRQALEPWHVLGEEGAAGGTVRYVDSSLERLQVKLKGLPPQRYLLTCNGIAVPLHPTGRVGEFVAGVRYRAWQPANCLQPTIPVHAPLVFDLLDTWMGRSLGGCQYHVAHPGGRNYETLPVNANEAESRRMARFFRIGHTPGKLPVPNVEISDELPMTIDLRRF, encoded by the coding sequence GTGTCGATTCATGTCGCATTGCATCACGTCACGCACTACCGCTACGACCGCGCTGTCGAACTCGGCCCGCAGATCGTTCGCCTGCGCCCGGCTGCCCACAGCCGCACGCGGATTCTGTCGTATGCGCTGAAAGTCTCGCCCGAGCAGCATTTCATCAACTGGCAGCAAGACCCGCAGGGCAACTACCTCGCCCGATTGGTGTTCCCCGAGAAAACCAAAGAATTGCGCATCGAAGTCGATCTGCTCGCCGAGATGGCGGTGTTCAATCCGTTCGACTTCTTCCTCGAACCCTATGCCGAGAAAATCCCTTTCTCCTACGCCGCCGATGAGCGCAAGGAGCTGGCGCCGTACCTCGAAACCCTGCCACTGACGCCGAAATTCAAAGCCTATCTGGACGGAATTGACCGCACGCCGCTGCCGGCGGTGGACTTCCTCGTGGCGCTCAACCAGCGCTTGAGCGAAGACATCGGTTACCTGATCCGCATGGAACCGGGCGTGCAGACGCCGGAACACACCCTTGAGCATGCCTCGGGTTCCTGCCGCGACTCGGCGTGGCTACTGGTGCAGTTGCTGCGTAACCTCGGCTTGGCTGCACGATTTGTCTCCGGCTACCTGATTCAACTCACGGCAGACGTGAAGAGCCTCGACGGCCCGTCCGGCACTGAAGTCGATTTCACCGACCTGCACGCCTGGTGCGAGGTGTATCTGCCGGGCGCGGGCTGGATCGGCCTCGATGCGACTTCCGGGCTGTTTGCCGGTGAAGGGCATATCCCGTTGGCCTGTAGTCCCGATCCGTCCTCGGCGGCGCCGATCAGTGGCTTGGTCGAGCCCTGCGAATGTGAGTTCAGCCACGAAATGTCGGTGGAACGGATCTGGGAGGCGCCGCGCGTCACCAAGCCCTACACCGATGAGCAGTGGCTGGCGATTCAGGCGCTCGGCCGGCAGATCGATGCCGACCTGCTGGCGGATGACGTACGCCTGACCATGGGCGGCGAGCCGACCTTCGTCTCCATCGATGACCCGGATGGCGCCGAGTGGAATACCGCTGCGTTGGGCGCGGATAAACGTAGGCTTTCCGCCGAACTGTTCCAGCGCATGCGCAAACACTACGCACCGAAAGGCCTGGTGCATTTTGGTCAGGGCAAATGGTATCCCGGCGAGCAACTGCCGCGCTGGTCGCTCAATTGCTACTGGCGTCGTGACGGCGTGCCGATCTGGCACAACGATGCCTTGATCGCCGACGAGCAACAGGATTACGGCGCCACTGGCGAATTGGCCGGGCGCTTCCTCGCCAGTGTCGCTGAGCGCCTGAAGTTGCCTACACGTTTTGTGTTCCCGGCCTACGAAGACAATTTCTATTACCTCTGGCGCGAGGGAACATTGCCGAGCAACGTCAGCGCCGAAGATTCGCGTCTTGAAGAGCCGCTTGAGCGCGCACGCCTGCGCAAAGTCTTCAGTCAGGGCCTGAATAAAGTCATTGGTCAGGTGCTGCCGCTGGCGCGCACGGCCAAGGGCGATCAGTGGCAGAGCGGGCGCTGGTATCTGCGTGATGAGCACTGCCGGCTGGTGCCGGGAGATTCGCCGCTGGGCTATCGCTTGCCGCTGGGTTCGCAGCCGTGGGTGAAAGCCGCCGAGTATCCGTTTATTCATCCACAGGACCCGAATCAGGATTTCCCCGAGTTGCCGCAAACTGCGCTGCTCAATAGTCCAGGCGAACCGGCAGCGGCTGACGAACGCGTGCCGAAGACCGACGAATCTGCCGACTGGCTGACCCGCACCGCATTCTGCGCTGAGGCACGCGAAGGGCGTTTGTACTTGTTCATGCCGCCGCTGGAGCGGGTCGAGGATTATCTGGAGCTGGTGGCCGCCATCGAGGCCACCGCCGAAGAACTGCATTGCCCGGTGTTGCTGGAAGGCTACGAGCCACCGAGCGATCCGCGTCTGAGCAATTTCCGTATCACCCCGGATCCGGGCGTGATCGAAGTCAACGTGCAGCCGTCGGCAACATGGGACGAGTTGGTCGAGCGCACCGAATTTCTATATGAACAGGCGCGCCAGACGCGGCTGACCACCGAGAAATTCATGATCGATGGTCGCCACACGGGTACCGGTGGCGGTAACCACTTTGTTCTCGGCGGTGCGACGCCGGCCGACTCACCGTTCCTGCGTCGCCCCGATCTGCTGCGCAGCCTGATCAGTTACTGGCATAACCATCCGTCACTGTCGTATCTGTTTTCCGGCTTGTTCATCGGCCCGACGTCTCAGGCGCCGCGTGTCGATGAGGCGCGCAATGACGCCCTGTACGAACTGGAAATCGCCTTCGCGCAGATGCCCGAGCCAGGCGAGGAATGCGCACCGTGGCTAGTCGATCGACTGCTGCGCAATTTGCTGATCGACGTCACCGGCAATACGCACCGTGCCGAGTTCTGCATCGACAAACTGTACTCGCCGGACGGCGCCACCGGACGTCTTGGCTTGCTGGAATTGCGCGCGTTTGAAATGCCGCCCCATGCGCGGATGAGTCTGGCCCAGCAGTTATTGCTGCGGGCGCTGGTCGCACGTTTCTGGCGTGAGCCTTATGCACCGCCGAAACTGGCGCGCTGGGGCACCGAGCTGCACGACCGTTTCTTGCTGCCACACTTTATCGAACAGGACTTTGCCGACGTCATCGTCGAACTCAACAGCGCTGGCTATCCACTGCGCGCGGAATGGTTTGCCGCGCATCAGGAATTTCGTTTTCCCAAGGTCGGCGATTACGCCGTTAACGGTATCGAGCTCGAATTGCGTCAGGCGCTGGAGCCATGGCATGTCCTGGGTGAGGAGGGCGCGGCAGGTGGCACAGTGCGTTACGTCGATTCATCGCTGGAGCGCCTGCAGGTCAAGCTCAAAGGCTTGCCGCCGCAGCGTTATCTGCTGACCTGTAATGGCATCGCCGTGCCATTGCATCCGACCGGACGCGTGGGAGAGTTCGTCGCCGGGGTGCGTTATCGCGCGTGGCAACCGGCTAACTGCTTGCAGCCGACCATCCCGGTGCACGCGCCGCTGGTGTTCGACCTGCTCGACACCTGGATGGGGCGGTCGCTGGGCGGTTGTCAGTACCATGTCGCCCATCCGGGCGGGCGCAATTACGAGACATTGCCAGTCAACGCCAACGAAGCGGAGAGCCGGCGGATGGCGCGATTCTTCCGCATCGGACACACGCCGGGGAAACTTCCTGTACCGAATGTAGAAATCAGTGACGAGCTACCGATGACAATCGATTTGCGACGTTTCTAA
- a CDS encoding IS3 family transposase (programmed frameshift), which translates to MTRRYFSTDFKRDAACLVLDKDYSVSEACEAMGVGPTALRRWVEQLRAERSGKTPEKSKAMTVDQQRIQELEATIRRIEREKEIFKKGYSSLDVGFPRSVRLVEELSEQYPGSELCGVFGINRSSYYERLKQRAKVHVGRDRLKIKAAELHEQSRGSMGARSLSKALCNEKESVGRYMARSLMRELGLKSQQRRRHRYKPSGAEAQYAPNHLERKFKVEAPNRVWCGDVTYIWAVTYWVYLAAVLDLHARRIVGWAMSRSPDSALTCRALKMAFESRGRPENLMFHSDQGCHYSSKVFRETLADMRIKQSMSRRGNCWDNAPMERFFGSLKSEWIPKAGYRNEDEASTDVLRYLTHYYNRIRLHSHNGYRTPVDMEALAA; encoded by the exons TTGACCAGACGATATTTTTCCACAGATTTCAAACGGGATGCGGCTTGCCTGGTTTTGGATAAAGACTATTCGGTGAGTGAAGCCTGCGAAGCAATGGGCGTGGGCCCTACAGCTCTGCGTCGCTGGGTTGAGCAACTGCGTGCGGAGCGCAGTGGCAAGACGCCTGAGAAGTCCAAGGCCATGACCGTTGACCAACAACGCATCCAGGAACTGGAAGCAACAATTCGACGGATTGAGCGCGAGAAGGAAATTT TTAAAAAAGGCTACAGCTCTCTTGATGTCGGATTCCCTCGATCGGTAAGGCTGGTCGAGGAGTTAAGCGAGCAATATCCAGGATCCGAGTTGTGTGGCGTGTTTGGTATCAACCGCAGCAGTTATTACGAGCGTCTGAAACAGCGGGCGAAAGTGCATGTCGGGCGCGATCGCCTAAAGATCAAGGCTGCCGAATTACATGAGCAAAGTCGCGGCTCAATGGGCGCGCGCAGCCTGTCAAAAGCGCTGTGTAACGAAAAAGAGTCGGTAGGTCGTTACATGGCTCGTAGCCTGATGCGCGAGCTCGGTTTGAAGAGCCAGCAACGGCGCAGGCATCGGTACAAACCCAGCGGTGCGGAGGCGCAATACGCCCCCAATCATTTGGAGCGTAAATTCAAAGTCGAGGCCCCCAATCGAGTGTGGTGTGGCGACGTGACTTACATTTGGGCCGTTACTTACTGGGTTTATCTGGCTGCTGTACTTGATCTGCATGCCCGCCGCATCGTCGGCTGGGCGATGTCCAGAAGTCCGGATTCAGCTCTGACCTGTCGAGCGTTAAAGATGGCTTTCGAGTCGCGAGGACGCCCTGAAAACCTAATGTTCCATTCGGATCAGGGCTGTCATTACAGCAGTAAAGTGTTTCGTGAAACGCTGGCGGACATGCGCATAAAACAAAGCATGAGTCGACGAGGAAACTGCTGGGACAACGCCCCGATGGAGCGTTTCTTTGGCAGTTTGAAATCTGAATGGATACCCAAGGCTGGCTACCGAAACGAAGATGAGGCCAGTACCGATGTATTGCGCTACCTGACCCATTATTACAATCGGATCAGGCTGCACAGTCACAATGGCTACCGAACTCCGGTGGACATGGAGGCCCTGGCGGCATGA
- a CDS encoding YgiQ family radical SAM protein, whose translation MQAAKPLFDYPKYWAECFGPAPFLPMSREEMDQLGWDSCDIIIVTGDAYVDHPSFGMAIIGRLLESQGFRVGIIAQPNWQSKDDFMKLGEPNLFFGVAAGNMDSMINRYTADKKIRSDDAYTPGGMAGKRPDRASLVYSQRCKEAYKHVPIVLGGIEASLRRIAHYDYWQDRVRNSILIDASADILLYGNAERAIVEVAQRLSYGHKIEDITDVRGTAFIRRDTPKDWYEVDSTRIDRPGKVDKIINPYVNTQDTQACAIEQEKGPVEDPQEAKVVQILASPRMTRDKTVIRLPSVEKVRGDAVLYAHANRVLHLETNPGNARALVQKHGEVDVWFNPPPIPMTTEEMDYVFGMPYARVPHPAYGKEKIPAYDMIRFSVNIMRGCFGGCTFCSITEHEGRIIQNRSEESIIREIEEIRDKVPGFTGVISDLGGPTANMYRIACKTPEIESACRKPSCVFPGICPNLNTDHSSLIQLYRSARALPGVKKILIASGLRYDLAVESPEYVKELVTHHVGGYLKIAPEHTEEGPLNQMMKPGIGSYDKFKRMFEKYTKEAGKEQYLIPYFIAAHPGTTDEDMMNLALWLKGNGFRADQVQAFYPSPMATATAMYHSGKNPLRKVTYKSDGVTIVKSEEQRRLHKAFLRYHDPKGWPMLREALIRMGRGDLIGPGKDQLIPTHQPATDSYQSARRKNSTPAGSHKVAKEGKEKTTKILTQHTGLPPRASDGGNPWDKREQAKAAAFARNQQAAKERKDAAKGKGPKPTRKPVVPR comes from the coding sequence ATGCAAGCAGCCAAGCCGTTATTTGACTATCCAAAATATTGGGCCGAATGTTTCGGGCCAGCGCCATTCCTGCCGATGAGCAGGGAGGAGATGGATCAGCTTGGCTGGGATTCCTGCGACATCATCATTGTTACCGGTGATGCCTACGTCGATCACCCGTCGTTCGGCATGGCGATCATCGGCCGGCTGCTGGAGTCGCAAGGCTTCCGCGTCGGGATCATCGCGCAGCCGAACTGGCAGTCCAAAGACGACTTCATGAAGCTCGGCGAGCCGAACCTGTTCTTCGGCGTTGCAGCGGGCAACATGGACTCGATGATCAACCGCTACACCGCGGACAAGAAAATCCGTTCCGATGACGCTTACACGCCAGGCGGTATGGCCGGCAAGCGTCCGGACCGCGCAAGTCTGGTCTACAGCCAGCGCTGCAAGGAAGCCTACAAGCACGTGCCGATCGTCCTCGGCGGCATCGAAGCTTCCCTGCGCCGCATCGCCCACTACGACTATTGGCAGGATCGCGTGCGTAACTCGATCCTGATCGACGCCAGCGCCGACATTTTGCTGTACGGCAACGCCGAGCGCGCGATTGTCGAAGTTGCTCAGCGTCTGTCCTACGGGCACAAGATCGAAGACATCACCGACGTGCGCGGCACCGCGTTCATTCGTCGCGATACGCCGAAAGACTGGTACGAAGTCGACTCGACGCGTATCGACCGTCCGGGCAAGGTCGACAAGATCATCAACCCGTACGTGAACACTCAGGACACCCAGGCCTGCGCCATCGAGCAGGAAAAGGGTCCGGTCGAGGATCCGCAGGAAGCCAAGGTCGTGCAGATCCTGGCCAGCCCGCGCATGACCCGCGACAAGACCGTGATTCGTCTGCCGTCGGTTGAAAAGGTCCGTGGCGATGCGGTTCTGTATGCCCACGCCAACCGCGTGCTGCACCTGGAAACCAACCCGGGCAACGCCCGCGCGCTGGTGCAGAAGCACGGCGAAGTCGACGTCTGGTTCAACCCGCCGCCGATTCCGATGACCACCGAAGAAATGGACTACGTGTTCGGCATGCCGTACGCGCGTGTTCCGCACCCGGCGTACGGCAAGGAGAAGATCCCGGCCTACGACATGATCCGTTTCTCGGTGAACATCATGCGTGGCTGCTTCGGTGGCTGCACCTTCTGCTCGATCACCGAGCACGAAGGCCGGATCATCCAGAACCGTTCCGAAGAGTCGATCATTCGCGAAATCGAAGAGATCCGCGACAAGGTTCCTGGTTTCACCGGCGTCATTTCCGACCTCGGCGGCCCGACCGCGAACATGTACCGCATCGCCTGCAAAACCCCGGAAATCGAATCCGCGTGCCGCAAGCCGTCCTGCGTGTTCCCGGGCATCTGCCCGAACCTGAATACCGACCACTCGTCGCTGATTCAGCTGTACCGCAGCGCTCGTGCCTTGCCGGGTGTGAAGAAAATCCTGATCGCCTCCGGCCTGCGTTATGACCTCGCAGTCGAGTCGCCGGAGTACGTCAAAGAGCTGGTGACCCACCACGTCGGTGGTTACCTGAAGATCGCCCCGGAACACACCGAGGAAGGTCCGCTCAACCAGATGATGAAGCCGGGCATTGGCAGCTATGACAAGTTCAAGCGCATGTTCGAGAAGTACACCAAGGAAGCGGGCAAAGAGCAGTACCTGATTCCGTACTTCATCGCCGCCCACCCGGGCACCACCGACGAAGACATGATGAACCTCGCTCTGTGGCTCAAGGGTAACGGCTTCCGCGCCGACCAGGTGCAGGCGTTCTACCCGTCGCCGATGGCCACCGCCACCGCGATGTACCACTCGGGCAAGAACCCGCTGCGCAAGGTCACTTACAAGAGCGACGGCGTGACCATCGTCAAGAGCGAAGAGCAGCGTCGTCTGCACAAGGCGTTCTTGCGTTATCACGACCCGAAAGGCTGGCCGATGCTGCGTGAAGCGCTGATCCGCATGGGCCGTGGCGATTTGATTGGCCCGGGTAAGGATCAACTGATCCCGACCCATCAACCGGCGACCGACAGCTATCAGAGCGCCCGTCGCAAGAACTCGACGCCAGCCGGCAGCCATAAAGTGGCGAAGGAAGGCAAAGAGAAGACCACCAAGATTCTCACTCAGCACACCGGTCTGCCGCCGCGTGCCAGTGATGGTGGTAATCCTTGGGACAAGCGTGAACAGGCCAAGGCAGCGGCGTTTGCCCGCAACCAGCAGGCGGCCAAGGAGCGCAAGGACGCCGCGAAAGGCAAAGGGCCGAAGCCGACGCGCAAGCCGGTCGTGCCGCGCTAA